One bacterium genomic window, ATTCACCTTCACCGGCTCCTTCTCTTCGTCCGGGACCTGATAGAACGGCTCGCGCTGGAAGTTGAAGGTATTGGCAAAGAGGGACGAGGGGAACATCTCGATCTGGTTATTGAGGCGCATCACCGAGTCATTGTAGTATTGCCGGGCAAAGGCAATCTTGTTCTCGGTGGAGGACAGCTCCTCCTGCAATTTAAGCACGTTCTCGTTGGCCTTGAGCTGCGGATAGTTCTCCGCCACGGCAAACAGAGACTTGAGCGCGCCGGTCAGTTGGTTTTCCGCCGCGGACACCGCCGCCACCCCTTGCGCCGCGAGCGCCTTGCCACGGGCTTCGATCACGCGGGTCAAGGTCTCCTGCTCGTAGGACATATAGTCCTTGACGGTTTCCACAAGGTTCGGGATCAGATCATGCCGCCGCTTGAGCTGCACATCGATCTGTGCCCACGCGTTGCGAACCTGATTGCGGATCCGCACCAGTCCATTGTACAGGCCAATCGCCCACAGCACCAGAAACACGATCAGTGCCAGAAATATCAGGCCGAACATATCAAGCCTCCAAAGGGTAAAGACGCGAACAGGCGAACGTCTGATACTGCTTCATCGTTCATCATTTATCGTTCAGCGTTTTCTGAAGAAATCCGGGGAAACTTAAATAGCTGAGCTTGCGTTTGTTCATCAGTTACCCCTATCTTTAAGATAGAGCGCAGAGCGCGACTCCCAAGCGAGGTGCCCACTCCAAGATATAAAATTCACGGATTTCTGCAAAGGGTAAGCGGAGCGCAGCTCATCCAACTTTAACTCAACCTTGTTGTCATGATTCCATTTTTGGTCACTGTGATCGGCATTCTCGGCCTGATTCACTGGTTTCTGTATGCCCGATTAGTTTCCGCCTTTGCCATTTCAGACCCCACCCTGTTGTGGGTCTTACGCTTTCTGGCTGTCTTTCTGGCGGTTTCCTATATCTTAGCCCGGGTTTGGGAGCGGCATCTGCCCGAGCCGCTTGTCCACGCTATGCATTGGATATCATCGGTTTGGCTGGGGCTGATGTGGGAATTACTTTGGCTGACTTTGCTTTTCTATGTCATTAAGCTGATTCTGCTGCTCACGGGCTTCTGGGGCAAGCTGGATCCAGCCACCATCCTTGCCATTGGCCGCTATTCGGCCCTCACGGTAATTGGCGTCGCGGTCCTCCTCGGCTCCTGGGGGATCAAAAATGCCTTCGGGCGGGCAAATGTGATCGAGGTTAAGGTCCCGGTCAAGCACTCCAGCCCGGAACTGCGGCACCTGAGAATTGCCTTAGCCTCCGATTTTCACGCCGGGGTAATTATCGGCCCCAAGGAAATTGCCCGGATGTCCCGCCAGATCATGAGCCTCAAGCCGGATATTATCCTGCTTCCCGGTGACCTCGTGGACCGCAGCGCCGATGACATTATGCATCTTGTCGATTCCTTCAAGCTCATGCAGGCGCCGCTGGGAATCTACGGCACCACCGGTAATCATGAGTACTATGCCGGGTTGGAAGGCGCACTGGCCTTCTGCAAGGCGGCGGGCATACAGATGCTGATGAATGAAAAGGTGGAACTGCCCAACGGTCTGGTGATTGCCGGCATCGAAGACCGTACGGCAATCTCGATGCACCGCTCACGTCCCAGCGTGACACAGTTCCTCGCGGATATTCCTGCCGACAAGTCGGTGATTCTGATGAATCATCAGCCGGAAACCCATGAAGCCCTCGAAGCGGGCAAAGCGGGAGCGGACCTGGTGGTATCGGGACATACCCACGGTGGGCAGATTTGGCCGTTTACACTTCTGACCAAAGCTACATACCGCTTCCAGCACGGCTATTACAGCTTGGACGGCAGCGGCCATATTATTGTTTCGGACGGTATCGGGAACTGGGGTCCGCCCATGCGGTTGAAGGCCCCGCCGGAAATCGTCCTGATTACTCTGGAGTAACCGATGGAAGCGCGCAAGACCTTAGATCCTGTGTGCGGGATGGAGGTGGACCCCCTTTCCGCCATGTATACCGCGACTTATAAAGACGAAACCTATTACTTCTGCTCGGCGTCATGCAAGGAAAAATTTCAGGCAAACCCTGAGTCCTTCGCCGGCGGAGGCACCTTCCCAAAACTGTAGACTCCGCCGCAGAAGAGGCAGAGGCGGCGGAGTACTTCTGCCCGATGCACCCCGAGGTGGTGTCGGATAAGCCCGGCGTCTGCCCCAAGTGCGGCATGGCGCTGGAACCGCGCGCCGCTCTCGGCGCCGAGACGGAAGGAGAATCTTCTCACACCCGCAATCTGCGGCGGCGGTTTCTGGTTTGCCTGGTCCTGACCGTGCCAGTGATGGCACTGTCCATGCTCGACATGGTTCCGGCCTTTCACGGAATGCTTGCGCCACGGCTGAATGCTCTCCTGCAGGCCGTATTGACTGCGCCGGTGGTGCTGTGGGGCGCGATTCCGTTCTATTACAGCGCGTGGGCCGGACTGAAGGCCCACTCCACGAACATGTACACGCTGATTAGCATTGGCGTGGGTGCGGCTTTTCTGTTCAGCATAGCGGTGCTGGTTGCACCGCAGACCTTCGCGCCATCGGCTCACGGGATGCTGCCCGTGTACTTTGACACGGCGGCGGTGATCACCACCCTGATCCTGCTCGGGGAATGGCTGCAACTGGTGGCGCGGGGTAGAACCTCACAGGCCATCCGCCGTCTGGCCGGCTTGCAGGCCCACAGCGCGCATGTGGTGCGGGACGGACAGGAGATCGAGGTGCCGCTGGTAAACTTGCGGCTCGATGATCTGCTGCGAATCAAGCCCGGCGAGAAGATTCCCGCCGACGGTGTGGTGGTGGAAGGCAGCGCACTGGCCGATGAAGCGATGATCACCGGAGAAAGCGCGCCCGTGCGCAAGACGGCGGGGGATGCGGTGATTGGCGCCACCACCATCAGCGGTGGAACGCTGTTAGTCCGGGCCACGAAACTTGGCAAAGATACGCTGCTGGCGCAGATCATCCGGTTGGTGGGTGAGGCGCAGACCTCGCGCGCCCCGGTGCAGAAGCTGGCCGACCGTATTTCAGCGATCTTCGTTCCGGCGGTGATGGCCGTGGCCGTTATCACGTTTGCGGCATGGTCGCTGTGGGGACCGGATCCGCGCGCGCTGCACGCCCTGGTCAATGCCGTGGCCGTGCTGATCATTGCCTGCCCCTGCGCGCTCGGACTGGCAACACCCATGGCCGTCACCACGGCCGTGGGGCGCGGCGCGCAGATGGGAATTCTGATCCGCAACGGCGAAGCCCTCGAGCATGTCGCCACCGCCACAGCGGTGGTGCTCGACAAAACAGGCACGCTGACGCTGGGCAAACCGCAGATTGTGTCCATCCATGCGAATGGCGGCGCGGGCGAACAGGATGTGCTGTCTCTTGCCGCGGCGGTGGAAGCCTTCTCCGAGCATCCTCTGGCACAGGCGGTGCTCGATGCTGCCCGCGAGCGGCAGATCGCCCTGCCCAAAGCCGAGGCCTTTGAAACTGTCACCGGACGCGGGGTGCGCGCGCAAATAAACGGGACCACCGTCACCGTCGGCAATCGCGCCTTCCTCGAAGAGAATGGCATTCACGTGGGAAGCGCGCGTTCCAACGGGAACGGCACGGAGATTCGCGTGGCCCGG contains:
- a CDS encoding LemA family protein, whose translation is MFGLIFLALIVFLVLWAIGLYNGLVRIRNQVRNAWAQIDVQLKRRHDLIPNLVETVKDYMSYEQETLTRVIEARGKALAAQGVAAVSAAENQLTGALKSLFAVAENYPQLKANENVLKLQEELSSTENKIAFARQYYNDSVMRLNNQIEMFPSSLFANTFNFQREPFYQVPDEEKEPVKVNLR
- a CDS encoding metallophosphoesterase, whose amino-acid sequence is MIPFLVTVIGILGLIHWFLYARLVSAFAISDPTLLWVLRFLAVFLAVSYILARVWERHLPEPLVHAMHWISSVWLGLMWELLWLTLLFYVIKLILLLTGFWGKLDPATILAIGRYSALTVIGVAVLLGSWGIKNAFGRANVIEVKVPVKHSSPELRHLRIALASDFHAGVIIGPKEIARMSRQIMSLKPDIILLPGDLVDRSADDIMHLVDSFKLMQAPLGIYGTTGNHEYYAGLEGALAFCKAAGIQMLMNEKVELPNGLVIAGIEDRTAISMHRSRPSVTQFLADIPADKSVILMNHQPETHEALEAGKAGADLVVSGHTHGGQIWPFTLLTKATYRFQHGYYSLDGSGHIIVSDGIGNWGPPMRLKAPPEIVLITLE
- a CDS encoding YHS domain-containing protein, whose product is MEARKTLDPVCGMEVDPLSAMYTATYKDETYYFCSASCKEKFQANPESFAGGGTFPKL
- a CDS encoding copper-translocating P-type ATPase yields the protein MHPEVVSDKPGVCPKCGMALEPRAALGAETEGESSHTRNLRRRFLVCLVLTVPVMALSMLDMVPAFHGMLAPRLNALLQAVLTAPVVLWGAIPFYYSAWAGLKAHSTNMYTLISIGVGAAFLFSIAVLVAPQTFAPSAHGMLPVYFDTAAVITTLILLGEWLQLVARGRTSQAIRRLAGLQAHSAHVVRDGQEIEVPLVNLRLDDLLRIKPGEKIPADGVVVEGSALADEAMITGESAPVRKTAGDAVIGATTISGGTLLVRATKLGKDTLLAQIIRLVGEAQTSRAPVQKLADRISAIFVPAVMAVAVITFAAWSLWGPDPRALHALVNAVAVLIIACPCALGLATPMAVTTAVGRGAQMGILIRNGEALEHVATATAVVLDKTGTLTLGKPQIVSIHANGGAGEQDVLSLAAAVEAFSEHPLAQAVLDAARERQIALPKAEAFETVTGRGVRAQINGTTVTVGNRAFLEENGIHVGSARSNGNGTEIRVARDGQEIGALYVADPVRPTTRAALDSLRRMGIDIIMASGDREETARAVANELGIERVYAPVLPADKVKIVRDLQAQGKRVLFAGDGINDAPALAQADAGVAMATGTDIAMESADITLLRGDLTRLVEAIDLGRRTRAIIRQNLFWAFLYNTIGVPVAAGALYPAFGLLLSPVIASAAMSVSSLSVVMNSLRLRSGAAL